Proteins found in one Candidatus Zixiibacteriota bacterium genomic segment:
- a CDS encoding sigma-70 family RNA polymerase sigma factor gives MVPETDKALIDSALGGDQGAYRKLMDRHQRAIFHIVFKIVRDKETAADLVQETFMKAFASLHSYRAEYKFSTWLYRIGANCAIDHLRKQRIRTLSLDTPTETTDGQIEIEVPDETHNPERDLLDSERRLSINDAIDSLPQKYRMVIIYRHKDNKSYEEIAEALDIPIGTVKARIFRARELLKKKLRPF, from the coding sequence ATGGTGCCCGAGACGGACAAGGCTTTGATCGACAGCGCCCTTGGCGGTGACCAGGGAGCTTATCGGAAACTGATGGATCGGCATCAGCGGGCGATTTTTCATATTGTCTTCAAGATTGTCCGCGACAAAGAAACCGCCGCTGACCTGGTCCAGGAGACGTTTATGAAGGCATTTGCATCACTTCACTCATACCGGGCGGAATACAAGTTTTCGACCTGGCTCTATCGCATCGGGGCTAACTGCGCCATCGATCACCTGCGCAAGCAGCGTATCCGAACCCTGTCGCTCGACACTCCGACTGAAACGACCGATGGGCAGATTGAAATCGAGGTTCCGGATGAGACTCATAATCCCGAAAGAGATCTTCTCGATAGCGAACGCCGCCTGTCGATCAACGATGCTATTGACTCTCTGCCTCAGAAATACCGAATGGTTATTATTTACCGTCATAAGGACAATAAATCGTACGAAGAAATAGCTGAAGCACTGGATATTCCGATAGGAACGGTAAAAGCCCGTATTTTCCGGGCCCGGGAGCTTCTTAAAAAGAAGCTCCGCCCATTTTGA
- a CDS encoding trypsin-like peptidase domain-containing protein, with amino-acid sequence MMKQIAALFLTFFLSIPVLAGPPLSMQNDIYKARDKVLPALVHIQPVITDFRTGKMRKQSVVGSGVIFHKDGYVVTNYHVAGKAERIICTLYDKEQVKAELIGGDPLTDIAVIKLDLSKYKGTIETAEFGNSDSVQVGQFVLAMGSPLALARSVSSGVISTTDRYFSGETRLPTGERTGIYNNWIQTDAAINPGNSGGPLVDLKGRIVGINSRATLFANNIGFSIPSNIVREVIDAILKDGKVTRSWIGVQCQSLQDLEGWFGTNRDEGVLVASIDSKSPAEEAGLQAGDIILKVDNQPVSARFDEQLPAFYKLIADRPVGSRIELTVMRNDRTIYVDVITHALGEIMGEDLECKEWGFTVKAITKQMAVENQLEDTLGVFVSGVKRVSAAEEAGLRSGDVIRGINEEPTLQFSVFVDNYNELVSAEAKKVLLTVKHFGSIKFVLIKVDHQSKAEEENIEEQ; translated from the coding sequence ATGATGAAACAGATAGCGGCATTATTCCTGACATTTTTCCTGTCGATCCCGGTCCTGGCCGGACCGCCTCTTTCCATGCAAAATGATATTTACAAGGCCCGGGATAAGGTTTTGCCCGCCCTGGTTCATATTCAACCGGTGATTACGGATTTTCGGACAGGTAAAATGAGAAAGCAGTCGGTGGTCGGTTCCGGGGTCATCTTTCACAAGGATGGTTATGTCGTTACCAATTATCATGTAGCCGGAAAGGCCGAGAGGATTATTTGTACCTTATATGATAAAGAACAGGTTAAAGCCGAACTTATCGGCGGCGATCCTCTTACTGATATTGCCGTTATCAAGCTTGATCTTTCGAAGTACAAGGGAACCATCGAGACTGCCGAATTCGGCAATTCTGATTCGGTCCAGGTCGGGCAATTCGTTCTGGCCATGGGTTCTCCTCTGGCGCTGGCCCGTTCAGTATCGTCGGGGGTCATTTCGACGACCGATCGCTATTTTTCCGGCGAAACCCGTCTGCCAACCGGCGAAAGAACCGGTATTTATAATAACTGGATTCAAACCGACGCCGCCATCAATCCCGGCAATTCCGGAGGCCCGCTGGTCGATTTAAAGGGCCGCATTGTCGGCATAAATTCCAGGGCCACCCTGTTCGCCAACAACATCGGTTTTTCCATTCCGAGCAATATTGTCCGGGAAGTTATCGATGCGATTCTCAAGGACGGCAAAGTAACCAGAAGCTGGATTGGCGTCCAGTGTCAGAGCCTTCAGGATCTTGAGGGATGGTTTGGAACCAACCGCGATGAAGGCGTCCTGGTGGCTTCAATTGATTCAAAATCACCGGCCGAGGAAGCCGGGTTACAGGCCGGGGATATTATTCTCAAGGTCGATAACCAGCCGGTTTCGGCCCGTTTTGATGAACAGCTTCCGGCTTTTTATAAATTAATCGCCGACCGCCCGGTTGGCTCCCGGATCGAATTGACGGTGATGCGTAATGACCGGACCATATATGTCGATGTTATCACCCATGCTCTTGGTGAAATCATGGGAGAAGACCTGGAGTGCAAGGAATGGGGCTTCACGGTCAAAGCCATCACCAAACAGATGGCGGTGGAAAATCAACTCGAGGATACCCTGGGAGTTTTTGTCTCGGGGGTCAAACGGGTCAGTGCGGCCGAGGAAGCCGGGTTACGCTCGGGGGACGTCATCCGTGGGATCAACGAGGAACCGACCCTGCAATTTTCAGTCTTTGTCGATAATTACAATGAACTGGTGTCGGCCGAAGCTAAGAAAGTGCTGTTAACCGTCAAACACTTCGGCAGTATCAAATTCGTGTTGATCAAGGTGGATCATCAAAGTAAAGCTGAAGAAGAAAATATAGAGGAGCAATAA
- a CDS encoding PDZ domain-containing protein — translation MKTIFSIAALIILAAGSVSAQNFNFDRIYQDAEKYTVAVDLVIEVSFGMQTTEAESRGIGAVVSSDGLVLFDGTSVNSDDPLSAMAGMQVSAEPKSIEITMMDGTKYPAEFIGVDRFTKIGFCRITASDNRKFDYVKFRGRGKFRLGEWLLIYYLLPDFVTPDLGADIGLVSANISAPEEFVLTVGFNSLQLTSIMYDTSGNAVGVLGNLENPALSGFDASRMMESFSQFDDFMPLLGLIDAERLNKLIENPPKQGKVDRGWLGIYLQALTSDIAEFWGITSPGGIIVNEVVKDSPADSAGIKTGDIIISLQGTPIEVNKEDNLPIFQKKISEMGAGVPIDFEILRRLDGQIDTLDIHVILAQAPISPAEAPDYENDDFELTVRDMVFADYSVLNLERSFKGVVVKEVEPGGWASVGGMFPGDIIQSIGGEKITSVIDAKTAFARLAQDKPEEAIFFIYRDSKTLFVNIKTDW, via the coding sequence GTGAAAACAATATTCTCAATAGCCGCCCTGATAATTCTCGCCGCCGGATCAGTTTCGGCTCAGAATTTTAATTTCGATCGGATTTATCAGGATGCCGAGAAATACACCGTTGCCGTTGATCTGGTGATCGAGGTTTCGTTTGGAATGCAAACGACCGAGGCCGAAAGCCGCGGTATCGGAGCTGTTGTTTCCTCCGATGGATTGGTTCTATTCGATGGCACTTCTGTTAACAGCGATGATCCTTTGTCGGCTATGGCCGGGATGCAGGTCAGCGCCGAACCGAAAAGTATCGAAATTACCATGATGGATGGAACCAAATATCCCGCCGAATTCATCGGGGTCGATCGTTTCACCAAAATCGGTTTCTGCCGTATTACCGCCTCCGATAACCGCAAGTTCGACTATGTCAAATTTAGAGGTCGAGGTAAATTCAGACTTGGCGAATGGTTGTTGATTTACTACCTGCTTCCTGATTTCGTGACTCCCGATCTCGGTGCCGATATCGGCCTGGTATCGGCCAATATCAGTGCACCCGAGGAATTCGTTCTGACGGTCGGTTTTAACTCCCTGCAATTGACTTCGATCATGTACGACACTTCGGGAAATGCGGTTGGAGTCCTGGGTAATCTTGAAAACCCCGCCTTAAGCGGTTTCGATGCTTCGCGGATGATGGAATCGTTTTCTCAATTTGATGATTTCATGCCTTTACTGGGACTGATTGATGCCGAACGGCTTAATAAGCTTATCGAAAATCCGCCCAAACAAGGCAAAGTTGATCGCGGCTGGCTGGGTATTTACCTTCAGGCCCTGACATCGGATATTGCGGAATTCTGGGGAATTACCTCGCCGGGAGGAATCATTGTCAATGAAGTGGTCAAGGATTCCCCGGCCGATTCGGCCGGAATAAAGACCGGCGATATTATTATCAGTCTCCAGGGAACACCGATTGAAGTTAATAAAGAAGATAACCTGCCCATTTTTCAGAAAAAAATATCCGAGATGGGGGCCGGAGTCCCGATCGATTTTGAAATCCTGCGTCGTTTGGACGGTCAAATCGACACTCTGGATATCCATGTTATTCTGGCCCAGGCTCCGATCAGTCCGGCCGAAGCTCCCGATTATGAGAATGACGATTTCGAACTTACCGTCCGGGACATGGTTTTTGCTGATTACAGCGTTCTTAATCTCGAGCGTTCCTTTAAGGGGGTAGTGGTTAAGGAAGTTGAGCCGGGTGGCTGGGCTTCGGTCGGCGGGATGTTCCCCGGCGATATTATCCAATCCATCGGTGGAGAAAAAATAACATCGGTAATCGATGCCAAGACGGCCTTTGCCAGGCTCGCCCAGGATAAGCCGGAAGAAGCTATCTTCTTCATTTATCGCGACAGCAAGACGCTTTTCGTTAATATAAAGACCGACTGGTAA
- a CDS encoding serine/threonine protein kinase: protein MAINPEYGRQDPERSYRQGDTVGSYRLLKQIASQAEEQVFIADDQRGNRKVTLRLISTRKTSFNDETDQAVKTAELLAELKSPNIMAVYEIGEVPGYRFIAMEYLEGLTLRQVMLSGDLSILGTLEISSQICNGLRQAHANDIFFTDLNPDNVVVTGDKTVKMISQGVAGPDDDRDQLPMSQRLQDLAYFPPEQLEAREIDARSNVFTVGVILYEMITGRRPFGGGVNEIKNAIKGSGPERPSQINPDCGPELERVILRMLEKNPARRYPQAGDVVIELDRIKAALPPAFAKPIKRKDPWNRVVLVAVIILVIISIINFILQYLK from the coding sequence ATGGCCATTAATCCCGAATATGGTCGCCAGGATCCCGAACGATCATACCGTCAGGGAGACACGGTCGGATCATACCGTCTGTTGAAGCAAATTGCCTCGCAGGCGGAAGAACAGGTCTTTATTGCCGATGACCAGCGGGGCAACCGCAAAGTCACTTTAAGGCTAATTTCCACGCGGAAAACCTCTTTCAACGACGAAACCGATCAGGCGGTGAAGACCGCTGAACTTTTGGCTGAATTGAAATCGCCCAATATAATGGCTGTCTATGAGATTGGCGAGGTGCCGGGTTACCGCTTCATAGCCATGGAATATCTGGAAGGACTGACTTTACGGCAGGTAATGCTGTCAGGCGATCTCTCGATTCTCGGGACACTGGAGATCAGCAGTCAAATTTGTAATGGTTTGAGACAGGCTCATGCCAATGATATTTTCTTTACCGATCTCAATCCGGATAATGTGGTTGTTACGGGTGATAAAACGGTAAAAATGATCAGCCAGGGAGTGGCCGGTCCTGATGACGATCGGGATCAATTACCCATGTCCCAGCGGCTTCAGGATCTGGCCTATTTCCCTCCCGAACAGCTTGAGGCTCGTGAGATCGACGCCCGTTCAAATGTCTTTACGGTCGGAGTAATTCTGTATGAAATGATAACCGGAAGGCGACCGTTTGGGGGGGGAGTAAACGAAATAAAAAACGCTATCAAAGGCAGTGGTCCTGAGCGCCCATCTCAAATTAATCCTGATTGCGGTCCGGAACTGGAACGGGTGATTTTGAGAATGCTGGAGAAAAATCCGGCCCGACGTTACCCGCAGGCAGGGGATGTTGTCATTGAACTGGACCGAATCAAGGCCGCTTTGCCGCCCGCTTTCGCCAAACCGATTAAAAGAAAAGATCCCTGGAACCGGGTGGTTCTGGTGGCCGTGATCATTCTGGTTATTATCTCGATTATCAATTTTATCCTGCAATATCTTAAGTAG
- a CDS encoding DUF4097 family beta strand repeat protein, with protein MFRIIVYILISFISGAVSVRGTAFKFEYEKSFELPQKAELLIINLNGRIEVRGVTEKTITIRAIKNVRAVDQTEAERVAEHIEIKAEKQGRRILINTRYHDLADGAESFWNRLFKSDDDAFGSVDFTILVPEECALEMKSPSGAIRVADLVGDIHVIGGSGPVEISNIRGNLSINATSGEIDISGIEGNVDVDVSSSNINFGYVEGAVELQTTSGDKVGTDIKGSLKIIGTSGKTRLSKINGDIGIKSTSGEVNAEQEYGSFHIETGSGNITVKTELLSENEYFFETGSGRVNLLVPEFASGSVNMETESGEIKVDLPLTIRNQSEKKLIGNFGMSGPKITILTATGDIRLAQY; from the coding sequence ATGTTCAGAATTATTGTCTACATTCTAATTTCGTTTATATCGGGGGCGGTTTCTGTCCGCGGAACGGCCTTCAAATTTGAATATGAAAAAAGTTTTGAACTTCCACAAAAGGCCGAACTTCTTATCATCAACCTGAACGGGCGGATAGAGGTCCGGGGAGTGACGGAAAAAACCATAACCATTCGGGCTATAAAAAATGTCCGGGCCGTGGATCAGACCGAGGCGGAAAGGGTGGCCGAACATATCGAAATAAAGGCCGAAAAACAGGGCCGCCGGATTCTCATCAATACTCGTTATCATGACCTGGCCGATGGTGCCGAATCTTTCTGGAATCGACTATTTAAAAGCGACGACGATGCTTTTGGATCGGTGGATTTTACCATCCTGGTTCCTGAAGAATGCGCTCTTGAAATGAAATCCCCGTCCGGGGCTATTCGGGTTGCCGATCTTGTCGGTGATATCCATGTGATCGGTGGCTCGGGGCCGGTAGAGATTTCCAATATAAGGGGAAATCTGTCCATCAACGCCACCTCGGGTGAAATCGACATATCCGGTATTGAGGGTAATGTCGACGTTGATGTCAGCTCATCGAATATAAATTTCGGCTACGTTGAGGGAGCGGTCGAACTTCAAACAACTTCCGGGGATAAAGTCGGGACCGATATCAAAGGATCGCTTAAAATCATCGGGACATCAGGAAAAACCAGATTATCCAAGATCAATGGCGATATTGGAATTAAATCGACCTCAGGAGAGGTTAACGCCGAGCAGGAATACGGTTCATTTCATATAGAAACCGGATCCGGTAATATTACGGTAAAAACCGAGTTGCTTTCGGAGAATGAGTACTTTTTCGAAACGGGCAGTGGACGGGTTAATCTGCTGGTCCCCGAATTCGCTTCAGGAAGCGTCAATATGGAAACGGAATCGGGCGAAATCAAGGTCGATCTTCCCCTGACCATCAGAAACCAGTCGGAAAAAAAGTTGATCGGGAATTTCGGTATGTCCGGGCCCAAAATAACAATCCTGACGGCGACCGGCGATATCCGCCTGGCACAATATTAG
- a CDS encoding polymer-forming cytoskeletal protein produces the protein MSNRNTRYIAFSAIPIALILAVIPLFILLAADEGSTVKSQTLIMPDDSASINDSSITTDEFIELHLTPEGAYGVDEEGHEWDYDFTRDTFIRHSGDSGRTQTVFGRRETVEIPEVPEIPDVEGLRAEKLAELKQIKGLKLGAVVIGVDEKVIGPVVAVGPVTVRGVVVGDVISYKKITVTSTGEIQGDARAPEIVKMRGGTITGSRIENDFPAIPEVDIFSENRFTALIAVVVIWVGLLICGLLVVGVIPMPISRIKACLQQNFIKSFFIGLLILLAFGPVMALLSLTVIGIPIALIALPIGLCLAVIFGIVGMGSLIGDIAAKYYDGLDKSQLVKIIFGISIMVIFWLFMALLMIKPGSVTNGFATLFLVLSIIIWSFVVSAGLGAVVMTRFGKRECGAISIEIKVDRVQPPPPPTPPPLNPNDNKIG, from the coding sequence ATGAGCAATCGAAATACCAGATACATCGCATTCTCGGCAATTCCAATCGCCCTGATTCTGGCTGTGATTCCTCTTTTTATCCTATTGGCCGCGGATGAGGGAAGTACTGTTAAATCACAGACCTTGATCATGCCCGACGATTCTGCCTCGATTAATGATTCATCGATTACGACTGACGAGTTTATTGAATTGCATTTGACTCCCGAAGGCGCCTATGGTGTTGATGAAGAAGGCCATGAATGGGACTACGATTTCACGCGGGATACCTTTATCCGGCATTCCGGTGATTCGGGGAGAACTCAGACGGTTTTCGGACGCCGGGAGACGGTTGAAATCCCCGAAGTCCCCGAAATTCCGGATGTCGAGGGATTGAGGGCGGAAAAACTGGCCGAGTTAAAGCAAATTAAGGGATTGAAACTGGGAGCGGTTGTTATCGGCGTCGACGAAAAAGTGATCGGTCCGGTGGTGGCGGTGGGACCGGTTACGGTTCGCGGAGTGGTTGTCGGCGATGTCATTTCCTATAAGAAAATCACCGTAACCTCGACCGGTGAAATCCAGGGAGATGCGCGGGCACCCGAAATTGTCAAAATGCGCGGTGGGACAATCACAGGAAGCCGAATTGAAAATGATTTCCCGGCTATTCCCGAAGTCGATATCTTTTCCGAGAACCGATTTACGGCCTTGATCGCCGTTGTGGTTATCTGGGTCGGGTTGCTCATATGCGGACTTCTGGTAGTTGGAGTCATTCCTATGCCTATTTCAAGAATAAAAGCCTGCCTGCAACAGAACTTTATCAAATCGTTTTTTATTGGATTATTGATCTTACTGGCCTTTGGACCTGTTATGGCTCTTTTGTCGCTGACTGTAATCGGTATCCCGATAGCGCTGATTGCCCTACCGATCGGCCTGTGCCTGGCCGTCATTTTCGGTATTGTCGGCATGGGTAGTCTAATCGGCGATATAGCCGCGAAATACTATGATGGTCTCGACAAATCTCAACTTGTCAAGATTATTTTCGGAATATCCATAATGGTAATATTCTGGCTTTTCATGGCTTTGCTGATGATCAAACCGGGAAGTGTCACCAATGGCTTCGCCACTCTTTTCCTGGTTCTGTCGATTATAATCTGGTCATTCGTGGTTTCGGCCGGTTTGGGCGCCGTAGTCATGACCCGATTCGGTAAACGCGAATGCGGAGCTATTTCGATCGAAATTAAGGTGGACAGGGTTCAGCCGCCGCCACCGCCTACTCCCCCTCCGCTCAATCCCAATGACAACAAAATCGGTTAA